The Elephas maximus indicus isolate mEleMax1 chromosome 11, mEleMax1 primary haplotype, whole genome shotgun sequence genome contains the following window.
CCCATAATAAAGTCCGTCAATGTTTGGAGACATGGTCTTCTCATTTATATGGTGCTGGGGGCACCCACCTCCATCCATATCCATCCTGAGCCCAGGAAGCCTGTCGGCCTCAACAGTTAGGCGAGGCCATCGCCCGGAACTGGGAGTGAACTGTGAGGTCAGTTACACTCTTCTACATCTGCTCCATGGGTGCTCTTTCTGGGTCGGAGCTCTCCGCCGGGGTAGCAGGGCTGTTACAGAGGgccctggttgcccatgggcaccTGGGGCGGGCTCTCCCACCTTTGTACAGGGGAATTGGAGCAATGGAGTCTTCTCACAAGGAAAAGGAGAATCCTTGGGCCAATTAAGGTTATACCCCAAAAGGCCCAGAGTCAGCAGTAGGCACGTATTTCAAGGGAAACTTTATTGAGTACCAGGCTAGGTACAGTCCAGGTCAGCTGAGCTTGGACAACACCTGCAGTGCGTCTGCCCGCCCGAGCCGGGCCAGGTGCGTGGCAAGCTGGCCCAGACAGGCGGTGGGCTCCCTTGCTACAACCACCTCGAGCAGGGCCCGCAGCGGCGAGCAACTGGGCCGCAGCGAGTAGGCAAAGGTGGACCAGGCGGCGGGCAGCCCGTACTGCGCGGCCAGGTGCCGAGTCGTGCCGCAGGCCACGCTCCCACCCGGCCCAGGCTCGGGGTCCAGCAGCACAATCAGCTCCTCGAGCACCTCCAGCTCGTCCAGGAGGCGAGACAGCGGCTGCGTCGCCAGGGTGGGCGgccctgggggaggagggaggagtaaGGGGGAGCGAGGGAGGACTTCCAGTCCACCTgcaccgccccgccccgccccgcagcCTGACTCACCGAGGGCCTGGACTGGAAGCAGAGAGCCCACCCTCTGTGCGTTCCCCAGCTCTGGCGCCTTCAGTGACCCCGGGGAAGACGTGTGCAAGGGGAAGAGGGTGTCCAAGCCGCTGCAAACCAAGCCTGTATAGGGGAGGGGGGTGGCGTTCTGGCGGCGACAGCAGCGCCTTCCCACGGCGAGCAGGAGGATCAGGAAAAAGGTGGCGAGTGAGACCACCACCACGGGCAGGGCAAAGCTCTGCAAGGCCCGCAGAGAGACATCGCCTGCGGGCGTGTGTCCGCGCTCAGGACTCCACGACGCGCTGGAAACCGCCGGTGGGCTGGGTTCCTGGGCGCCGAGGACGCTCGGGGTGGGCAGGCGGCAGGGCTTCCTGGAAGGGACCCGCCTCTGGGAACGGAGGTGGGCGTAAAGCGGAGGCCACGCCCCCTGCCCCCTCAGCCCGAACCTCCCATCCTCAGTCCTTCAACCGGGCCACGTCCAGCCCTGGACCCACCGCCGACCCTTTCGGACACGCCGTGTACCCCAACGCAGTCCTTCGGCGGGGCTACACCCTCCCCCgggcccaggccccgccccccgGTGCCGCCCCTCCGCAGGTGGCACCCTGGCCCCGGCCCTCGGGAGCCCGGCCCTCGGGAGCCCGGCCCTCGGGAGCCCGGCCCTCGGGAGCCCGGCCCTCGGGAGCCCGGCCCTCGGGAGCCCGGCCCTCGGGAGCCCGGCCCGCACCTTTCTGCAGCTCCTCCGCCTCCCACCGCTGCTCCTCGCGGGGGCCGGGGCCGCCGCCTCGCCGCCGCAGGGCCTGCACAGCTCCGCGCCGTCGGGGTTGCACCGCCCGGGAGCGCACTCTTGGAAGGGGTGTGCCAGGTGATCGCCGTAGTCGCTGAGCCCGCAGTTCTCCGTGAACTCGTGGTCTAAAGGGCGACCGGGCGACGCCAGGCTGCCGAGCCGCCGCCTCCGCGCTGGGGACGCCCCCTCCCGCGGCTCCGGCCGGCCCCGCCCCCTCCGTGCTCTCACCTGGCCTGTCGGCGCACGTGCCCGCCCCGGCCACCCAGCCCCACGGGCCCTGCCTTCTGGAGACCTGTCCCGCAAGGCCCCGCCCAGGCCGGTCAGGCCCCGCCCACCGGGTGCCGGCCAGGCCCCGCCTCCCGCAGGCTCCACCCCTTCCCGGCCCCGCTCTCCCCTTCGGCACAGGCTCCGCCCCTACCTGTCTTACCGGCGTCAGGCCCAGCGCCCGCCCCCCTAAGTACACGTCCCCGGCCGTACCCCCCCCGCGGCCTGGGCTCCTCTCCCGCCCCCGCGCCCGCTCGCCCCGCCTGGGTCTAGGCAGACGGCCAGTCCCTGCCGCTCACCCGGGCAGGAGGGCGGCCCGAAGCGCTGCAGGCAGCTGCCGCAGCACCTGTTGTCCGGGTTCCAGTACTCCAGGCGGCCGCAGAACAGGGAGGCCCTCGGCGGCTTCGCCCGGCCCAGGAGCAGCGCGGCGATCAGGAGGAGGTGTCGAGGACCCATGGGCGGGGCCTGCagcctgggggccgtgaccacacGACTTCCGGCCCCAGCGCCGCTGCCGCACTTTCCTGGAGACCCGACTGGAGGAAGGAAGCAGTGTGTGTGGGAGCCTGAGACCCCCCCAAGCCCGACCAGTCTGGAAGCTAGGAAtctgcctcctcctccccccaTCCCAACTCCCCGCCCTTCATCAGAGGGACCCGTAAGGCCTCAAGGTGGCTAGGAGCTATGACTCCGGAGCCAGAGTTCTGGATTCTGCCTTCCCGCTCTCCCTTGTCCCATCCGTATAATGGGATAATAGTAgtacctgtcccatagggttactgTGGAAAATTCAAACCGTTACTAGATGTATAGTGCTTAGAACAACCCTGCCATACAATAAGCTCAACTTCAGGGTTAGATATGATCAACCCCCATTTCCGGGCGGTGGGCACTGAGCACCCAGCCCTAATCCTCCGAAGACTCCCTCTGCTCCACTCCCAGCCACTCCACTTTCGCTACTAGCCCCGATCTCCTCTGGGCTGAGAGTCCTCCAACCTGCCACAACCCGACTCCCTCTTTGACCAGCCTTGAGTGCAAGTGCTGCGGTTTCCCAGATGAAGGGGTTCCCACCCCACCAGTCCCATCTAGGGGCCTCCAGGGCCCCGGCCCGCGCCTGCTGCTTCCCCACCTGTTAAATGCGAAGTTGCTCTGTGGCTGAGGTTCTGACCGGAACCCAGCCTCACTTCCCCTTCTGTCAGGAGACACGGGGGTGGAGAAGAAACTCCAGGCAACAAGCTAACAAATACATACTTTATTAGGTCCCTGCGTCCAACGGATTTCACTGCGGAGTTCCGGAGCCTGGGGAAGATGAGGGTGGGGCGGGAAGGGCTTTGAGGAGGGGTCAGACCAGGAACTGTGCCTGTCAAGGGGAGAGGGCAAGGGGGCCAAGGTTTCAAAAGCGGCCATGCCGGTGGTCTGGCGAACGCCGTCGGTTCCTCTCTCGGGGACGGTGGCCAGTATGAGACCTCGGGGGCGACCTGGGAGCAGGTGTGAAGAGGGTTAGAGccatggggtggggggcgggggcggggagtgGGTAGATCCCGCAGGCCTGCCTCCTTGCTCTGGGGTGGGGCAAGGTTCCAGGAGGTAGTCCTGGACTAGGGACTCAGGGGGCTGGTCTCGGAAATTCACACTGGTCTTGGGTGGGGATTCAGGCAGGTTTTGGGGTCAGGATTTAGGTGCGGATCTGAGGATGTAGCTTGGGCTAGCCTTAGGGTACAGAGGGCTTGGGGCACTACCACTAGGAGATAGGATTAGGTTCATTTCAGGCTATAGAGGCTGCCACTGGGGTATGAGGAGTCCTGGGAGGCTAGTCCTGAGGCACCTGCGCCGAGGTCCCCGCCCATACAGCTGCCGCCGGAGGTTCCGGGAGATGGGCCGCAGGTGCATAAAGTTGCAGAAGCCACCACGGGTACACTCCCTGGGCAGAAGCCAGACAGAAGGAGACTGCTTGACGACCCCTGCCCTCCCACACACTCAGGCGTCTGGGACCCTAGCTGCCCGTCCCATCCCTTTACCACCATACCCCATCTCGTACTGTCGGCAGCACGACTCCCGGAAGTCGGTGACAGGAGACAGCTCGGCGTGCACAGCCTGCCCGTTGAACCAGCGGTTGTTAAGTTCAGTCACTGCTCGCTCTGCATCCTCCTCCCGCCGGAACTAAGGGGAGAATGGGCCGGGGTTGGCAATCAAACTCTGAAATCTTCAGGGGACTGGTCAGCAGCTCTGGGAGGAGACTGGATTTAGAGGTGGACCTCAAGCTAGGAGGTATCAGTGGTGCCCATCGGGCACGGCAGTGCCTCCACTTCTGGGCTCTAATGAGGGGCCAGCAGACACCTTGACATAGACGTTCCCCACAAGATGGTCTCCCAGGTTGTCGCACACATTCATCTCTTCTATCTCCCCGTATTTCTCCTGC
Protein-coding sequences here:
- the U2AF1L4 gene encoding splicing factor U2AF 26 kDa subunit isoform X1, yielding MAEYLASIFGTEKDKVNCSFYFKIGACRHGDRCSRLHNKPTFSQTIVLLNLYRNPQNTAQTADGSHCHVSDVEVQEHYDNFFEEVFTELQEKYGEIEEMNVCDNLGDHLVGNVYVKFRREEDAERAVTELNNRWFNGQAVHAELSPVTDFRESCCRQYEMGECTRGGFCNFMHLRPISRNLRRQLYGRGPRRRSPPRSHTGHRPRERNRRRSPDHRHGRF
- the IGFLR1 gene encoding IGF-like family receptor 1 yields the protein MGGGGGRFLASRLVGLGGVSGSHTHCFLPPVGSPGKCGSGAGAGSRVVTAPRLQAPPMGPRHLLLIAALLLGRAKPPRASLFCGRLEYWNPDNRCCGSCLQRFGPPSCPDHEFTENCGLSDYGDHLAHPFQECAPGRCNPDGAELCRPCGGEAAAPAPARSSGGRRRSCRKRRVPSRKPCRLPTPSVLGAQEPSPPAVSSASWSPERGHTPAGDVSLRALQSFALPVVVVSLATFFLILLLAVGRRCCRRQNATPLPYTGLVCSGLDTLFPLHTSSPGSLKAPELGNAQRVGSLLPVQALGPPTLATQPLSRLLDELEVLEELIVLLDPEPGPGGSVACGTTRHLAAQYGLPAAWSTFAYSLRPSCSPLRALLEVVVAREPTACLGQLATHLARLGRADALQVLSKLS
- the U2AF1L4 gene encoding splicing factor U2AF 26 kDa subunit isoform X2, which translates into the protein MAEYLASIFGTEKDKVNCSFYFKIGACRHGDRCSRLHNKPTFSQTIVLLNLYRNPQNTAQTADGSHCHVSDVEVQEHYDNFFEEVFTELQEKYGEIEEMNVCDNLGDHLVGNVYVKFRREEDAERAVTELNNRWFNGQAVHAELSPVTDFRESCCRQECTRGGFCNFMHLRPISRNLRRQLYGRGPRRRSPPRSHTGHRPRERNRRRSPDHRHGRF